The genome window GTGTCAATATAATCTTGCAGACATAAATATTTTGTGATCAGTTAGTCATAAGTAACTTAAAATCTGGCACTTATGTTAATCGGGTCAAGTTTCCACACAGTGTAAGTACACTACaccgagatgaaattatcaaaagaCGCCAGtttagtagaagtagtaataatatttgTAGTAGTAGAAAAGATTAGTCAAAAAGACAATGAATTAGCGGAATAGCAAGTTTAAGTATTTTAAGACAGTAAATTCATCTACTCCATCGCGACAGTTTCTAAGCCATGTTACTCAATGTctccaaacattggttacgataattacTCGAACCAAAACAATGTAGTCTCCACCTACTTACAAAGCCTACTCCATCAGTTAGTGACCTCATGATCTAATACCACGTCTTGGCTTCGTCAtttatattataaaaaaatgatCAGTTGCTTGTATATAGACTACTAAGTTATATGTTCTCCACTTTTTTTTAACCAAATAACTTGTAGTTTCAATTTATTCTAAAATACCACTGCACTATTAAGGAAAATAAATACAAATCCAATATTTTGAATTCGAGTGTTCACAAACATAATTAACTATTGAATAATGAGTAATAATCCTTTACATTGATTCTCAGAACCAGTCTGAATCTACCAGTATAGAGATGTACACCATAGAATTCAGTGTCCTAATAGTACACAATATTGGTCTATTTATAAAAAGAAAGAATCAATAGACTTTGAATCTAAATGTGTAATTTTTCATTGTAACAGACGTTTATTATCTTGTTAAAGCTATTCATTAGAAGTTAGGTTTCCGGTTTTTACAAACGACCAGtggaaaattttttttctctttacaCTAAATTGATTCActccaacaacaaaaaaactggTCCATATTTTTCTCTTGTGTAAGATAAGACTGTATAGACAGACAGACACTCTGAATACGCTTAAGAAAACTGAAAACTACAAGtattaattaatattaaattACAGATATATTGAATTATTTCAACCGATTAATACTGGATTTATCATTTTACAACAATCATATTTagttttatattaaataataagtaaaatgagtcgatattattaatttaatgtAATCATTTTATTGATGCTAGATACAGGTTTTATAGATCTATTCTCTTGAAGATTATTCATCATATTTATGGGGAACTATTTCCTTATCATTCAAATCTCTTGCAATAATATCGGGcttaatgtttaaataataaaatgtcaAATATTGATAACTAACATGGAAagaaatttctttatttttttcactAATCCACCATCAGAAGTTACATAGAATGCTATTGATTTCTTTCAGAATGTAGATTAAGTATACTTTTcatgttgaccacctccaaccaccatcttatctcaatatagtgcacgcagtatcGAGCCAcgtagactagtggccacattgcaacttgatcgatagcattcgatcagcactaagaaggacttggcaTGCATGACATTgttcactacccagtgatcaatcaattgtgattaagTATACTTTTCTGTAAACTAAACATGAATAATCAATATAAAGTCAGTTACATTTCCAGTACCTGTGTTgatatatttgatttatttttgtaaCAGATCGGTGGATCATAAATGAAATAACTCAATGATAACGTTTGTAATATTTGTCGTCTCGAAAATAATATAAATGCTATCTGAAGGCATTTCAGTGACTGTCAGTTTGTGTGATGTTATACATCGTTTCATAAAACGATCGTTAAAAAATACCCTTATCAAACTATGTTGAGATAGTAGCATCCTATGATCGTTTATGTTACAGAATTTTCCTTATTTCATTTGTGAGTTTCTAGTACAGGAGTCCTAGATTATGACAAAATGattcataattttcatttttacttCAGATGACATTTTCAAAACAGAATAAATACATCAAAATGTCTCTGAACTAAAGGACATTGTTTTAATTGAATAACTGTTACAATTGTAGTCGATTTCGATTTAAAATTCTGGTATTTTTTACTATAGTGAAAATTCTTGGTTTCTGGTGAAataatacatttataaatataagccagcttagtggtctaaagTTTGTGTGTTCACTGCAGTATATATGAAAATCTTGGGCTCTATTCTCGGTGGAGTCGTTAATTTGCACTcctgaggagttctatactaaaAAGAAGCGTATATACAGTGCTTCTTCGTTCAGATGGTTGTCTAATTATTGTTGATTCGTTATGCGAGGTACAAATTTCATCACTCTCTACAAACCCTCTGTGCTAACCATCAAAGTACCAAGTATTTTATTATCTTTTCCGTTATACTTTCAATAAAAAAGTCTCTCCTATTGTATCACTTGAAAGTAAATCAATATCATACTATAAATTTATCATGGTTTAATTAATACAACTTCCTTATCAATTACGAAAACATATggtttgaaattatttttgaaattaatgtatttatttattaaatttactgTCTCGACAGTCTTCAAGCTTGTGTTAATGTACAAATTCCCAAATGGTTCAGTGGTCTCAATGGACAAGCTTTGTTTCTAGATACTGAAGGAAACTTTATACCTGAACGTGTTCGACAAATGGCTTCAGCATTAGCAGATCATTGTAAACGTCATTATATTGAATCAAGTGAGATGACACTTTATAACTCCTTTCATTTGTAGTTATTATTCATCATATATCGATGTCATCTGAGGTACCATTGGAAACTGAAGAGCCCTCGatagttgttttgttctattatcGGGCTCCTCAGTTGTGTCTGTAGGGGATCGAACCCCTGTCGGCTTCACGgtcaaccctcaactactatgTTGGCGTCTAGTGGTACAATTTCATCATGGAGACCCATACTTGATTAAGGCAGCAGTGCGTGCTCCTTGGTTTTCAACAGTATCCTGAATGGGATCAGTTTGTGACAAAAATTGACCGCATAGTGAACCGATTTACACGAAACCTTtttatatccatctttgcatttTTCGTGGTCGGTTAAGCTTTTCGACAGTTTGTTTTACTGGAAACTTCTCAGCATGTGTAGTTCACAGTTAGGTTGTATTTCGAAAGAGATGGTTGTAGTATTTAGCCGGATATTATTCAGAAACTAATCTGTCGGAAttacaaaatcaataaaattgacGATTATAACTAATAGCAAACAGTCGGTAatgttttttgttattttacacAACTTGCGCTAAGCTATTTGTTATTTTGTGTATGTTAAAATTATCTTTTCATTCATCTGTTTTTCAATGACTTAATTCTCTTAACTTATGTAAACTTCTCAAATATttgataactattattattattatgtttatttgtgAACAGATCCCGAAAGAACAGATGAATCTTTCATTAAACAATATTGTCCAACTGTTGAGAGTCTAATGTCCGGAATTCACTACATACGAATAACTGATCATTTGAAGTTATTAGCTGTTTGTCGACATTTAGAACAATTTTGTGACCAACATCCTctggtaaattattattatcctgtATATGACCTAAAATTTTTTGAATTTATTCTATTATCTATGGATGAAAGTGATTTATCTTAGAAGTTAGGGTATTCTACTCTGCTTTTGGATTGGAATATACCAATCCATTCTCAAATGTCAGTGCTAAGTTCAGTACGAAATAAAAACCGATAGTATATGTAGCAAACCGtgcttaaataaaaaataacttaaAGTATCAAATGATTTGTTTAAAGTATGTCTATTTGAAATTTTGATtcatactactattactactacttctacGTGAAGTGAATAATTCTTTCTAGTTACATACCAAGTATTATTCTAATATTTTTTTAGTTCAGTGAGATTTAAGATATTGAGGTTATTCGTCCCGACCGTTGTTGCTACCTTGAAGTTATTCGTATGTAAATTAGGGGGAAACATCAGTTGAAATTTCAAGCGAGGGAAATTAACTCAGTAAGGAGGTCCTTTACTTTTTAAGGAAATTCATAAACTCTGATATAACTGATTTCAGACGCAAATTTTTATTGATCTTAATTCAGATTCGACTGATTGTGGTCGACAGTATCGCTCTCCCATTTCGTTACGATTTTGACGATATTCCTCAACGTAATAGATTATTGGCAAGTGTAACACAAATGTTACTCTGTGTTGCTGGACGTCAGAAGGCTGCGGTAAGTCATCTCAGTGATTATGGTATATCCTTGACGAATTTGTTATTCTAGTGTCATCCTATTAAATAAATATGCACCAAGGTATATTGCATTGGACTTAATGAAAATTATTCTATTTAGTTTTTTGATCTTGAATATTTGATTATCGTTTCAATCATCAATCTAGTTAGAAGGAGTGGAATACTCAACTTTCAGTCAGTGAGTTACACATATTCAGATACTGCTTCAATTACTACTACCAATCATTCTCACAATAATATGTTATTCATGCCATAATCCATTGTTCATAACCTTGTTTTGTTAAAGTGAGGTTTGATTGAAATATAATAAGTTCATGATTATCATTCGCTAAAATGTTTCTTCACTGTTATACATTTATTTGTTCGAATTACGCAAGGGTATTTCTCTTTATTACTGGCTATGCTAAAGAGGACGGAAACTACGTAAATTACTGATATGCGTGATTTGTGTCATAATTGTACTACTCATAAGTAACTACGTTTTTATCGAACAATTTCCATCTTTGCATTTCTTTGTTTAGTCGTAAAGCAACTTCCCTTATTGACTGATACCTTTTTTTCTGTCCGGTTATATTGAACTAGCCAGTTTTGTGCCGATCTATACCGAGAGTGGGATGTTGTTGCTGAGTTAGTCACCTTCAGTGTACGTTTTAATGTAATCTAATTACTGTAGAATCACTTATTGTTTATGTGTATTCATACACAAATATATGGAGAAATCAAGACAGTTTTCTGACTGTAATCGACCTCAAGTAGAACTGATCGTCTGAAATAATGTGCATAGTTTAGCCTGGTAAGGGTTACTTACAAAATATCACTACCGATCCATAGCATTCCCCCCCCCAAAGAACGGATTTGAGAACAAAAAAAGAGCTGACTAGGGAAGGAAGTAGTTTCCCACTGAAATGGAAAAATGACATATACAAAATATTGAATATGAACAGCATTTATACGTAATTATCACTTCAAACTTAAAAAATTTTAATGTATGTATTATATCTTATGGGTTTGTGCCCCAATCAATGCATGGCGTGACGATCACGCCAATTAAAATACAGTGAACTATTGTTTGGACTAATGACGCgtaaaacccgtacgagcagtctaaagTCTCTATCAGCCCTGCTTCCCGCCTAGCCCTACCTGTTAAGCCCAgaataccaataacagcctctgcaatatgaattatttactggatttatataccaaccaaacagatcacatcgaaccataaaatagaaaaataacatttgtacaagattcatccaaatgtggttgtgaatgtggGGGACAGTAACTGATAGACTggacataactcaagaatggtaaatcatatagtaatagtctatgaatcaaaatgaagcttaaaataagagaaatatgaatatgcatagtttagCTACCTAACtattatacagtaaaaatatatgtatagtattagtccAGAAATAGATTCCAACAGTTTACGATCCATTATTCTCATCGCGATATAACAGTATGCGTTTATTTTATGTCGTTTAGCAACGAATAGAATTAAAATATCCGATTACCAGACTAAAGTCTTACTCGCCATATCGAGTCGATATTTAGTTGGCTTGTCCAGTTTCGTAACTAAAACGAACTGTCGATCTTTTTGCTTTTAAATTCCTCCCAATATGCTAGACATCTTTTATTTTACATACAGAAGATAACTATTTGACAATTAATCTCTGGACTATAGAGCTGTTTAACTCACTACTCACTTGATTTATCATGTATTAAAGTAAGTTTCATCCATGTTGATGTGGATGGATTCATATGCAACAATCACGTTTGACTGTTGGGTTTAGGTGAACATCCATATCAAATGTTTGGTGATACAATGGTTTACTGGTGTATTTTTGTTTCTCAAATAAAAATGACTTACAAAAATAGTAAGATTTCTACTTAGTTTATTTAATTGACTCTGATTACATTCAGTTTATGATTTTCAGGTTATTCTTACAAATCAAATTACAACTAAATTCGATGCCAAAAATTTGAATTCAGAACAAGTTGATTGTGTTATAGAAGGAGATAAAGTTGGAAAAGAACAATGCAGAAATGATCAAAATTCATGTCTAGTACCTGCGCTTGGAGATAGTTGGGGGCATATTTGTTCTCTCCGAGTTTTCCTTGCACGTTTAACAACAGGTATTCGTCAAGTACGACTGCTTAAACATCCTGGAAAACCATATGGTGTTGGATATTATCAAATTACAGTAGGTTGACACAATATTTTCTTGGATTAATAATGCTTGTAGTATTGTTGACATGATTTTGTACATGTAGCGGAACTTTCTATTTAATAACAAACAAACACCTGTATAAAAATATGCTACACTTATCCTCTTAACTTTTAAATACTTAGAATCAAAGTAAATTCCTTTATTTCGGCACCATTTCCTGTTCCATgtattaagaaaaaaatagattACTCGCTTATATGTATATAAGCAGCGAACAGAAGTATTAACCTTGAACTTTGCGTTTGTTAATATTCAATGGAAAATATCTCATCTGATGGCCTCGAAAACCAGTATTTTTGCGAACAGGCTTCTTTATAACGAACACTTTGGTGATGGCTTTCTCAGTGGTAATTGGTATTTATTGATCAAGGAAGAAATTTGATTAAGTAACCGAATAAAAACTTTATTCACTATCATCAAATATGTATGGTATTACTGTTTCTTGCTATTATCGAATCTCACTTCGTCTTGTTGTTCACATTAAGAATTATTATTCCTCTTTTTGATGTAACTCATTTATGAATTATGAGTATGAGTATTTCGCTTTGAGTTACACTTTTTGTGAGAGCTAATAATAGCGCGTGTTGTGGGATTCAAATCTAAAAAGCAGTTAGAAGATGAATGCTATGATCGGACTAAAGCTACTGTTTCACTACTATTTTAAGAAGTGTAATAAATTAAAACTACATCGCGTACTATACATGAGAAAACCACATTATGCGAATATCAAGAGACTAAACTAAAAATTGAAGTGTGAAAAA of Schistosoma mansoni, WGS project CABG00000000 data, supercontig 0240, strain Puerto Rico, whole genome shotgun sequence contains these proteins:
- a CDS encoding DNA repair protein rad51 homolog 3, r51h3,putative produces the protein LQACVNVQIPKWFSGLNGQALFLDTEGNFIPERVRQMASALADHCKRHYIESNPERTDESFIKQYCPTVESLMSGIHYIRITDHLKLLAVCRHLEQFCDQHPLIRLIVVDSIALPFRYDFDDIPQRNRLLASVTQMLLCVAGRQKAAVILTNQITTKFDAKNLNSEQVDCVIEGDKVGKEQCRNDQNSCLVPALGDSWGHICSLRVFLARLTTGIRQVRLLKHPGKPYGVGYYQITTGGIRDLIQNNKCNKHLPE